Sequence from the Leptospira dzoumogneensis genome:
CCGAGGATAGAAGCTACGAGTACGATGTACCAGTACCAGTCGATCTTAGTAGGCTCGGTTACGTTTAAATAACCTAAATAAAGTGAACCGATCAAAAATAAAACTTTTACGATCTGGTCTCCGAAGTAACGAACCGCTTTTTCAGAGATTAAACCTTGTAGTTTTCCGAAAGCGATCAAACTTCCTGTAAGAGTCACAGCTCCGATAATACCGGTTGCCGCAGTGGAGATAGTGAACTGAAGATCCGCAAGTTGTTTAGTGTCATGACCTGGTTGTAGAATTTCCATTAAGGAGTTTCCACCAACTAAGAAGGAAGCAAGTCCTCCAAGTCCGTTCAGAAGCGCCACTAGCTGAGGCATTCCGGTCATCTCTACTTTAAGAGCGATAAAGGTTCCGATTGCAGTTCCAACTAGAAGAGCTGCACCGATGATGATGATATCACTTTGGTTGATGGTTCCGTATTCGAAGAATACTCCTACAACCGCTAGGAACATACCGAATGCTCCGGTAAAGTTTCCTTTTACTGCAGTTTTAGGATGGGAAAGTAACTTTAATCCAATGATAAAAAGGATACTTGAAACTAGATAAATGAGGTTGATATACGCTTTTTCCATTTATGGTTTAATCCTTTTTCTTGAACATTCCCAACATACGGTGAGTTACTACGAACCCTCCGATCACGTTGACGGTTGCCGCAACGATTGCGATAAATCCTAATACTTGAATAATCCAATGATTTGTAGTATGAAGAGTTAAGATCGCTCCGATGACTGTAATCCCCGAAATGGCGTTAGAGCCTGACATAAGAGGGGTATGTAATAAAGGAGGAATACGGTTGATGACCTCGATTCCTACGAACACTGCGATTAAAAATATCGTCAGGTAGCTTACGAACTGTTCCATATTAGCTTCCTATGGACGGCGGCAGGGGAAAATTCCTCAAAACCGATGCCTTAAAATCTGTTCGTTCACTTTTCCGGGACGCCTGCTTCCTGAAAACCCTTTTTTCGAAGCAAGCAGGAGTCGCATTTTCCGCAGGGTTTGCCTCCGACGGGATCATAGCAAGAATGAGTCATAGAAAACGGAACACCTAGTTTAGAACCCAATAACACGATCTCTTTTTTATCTAAGAACTGCAAAGGTGTGCATATCTCGAGAGGATGACCTTCCGATCCGGTTTTCGTTCCTATACGGACC
This genomic interval carries:
- a CDS encoding NAD(P) transhydrogenase subunit alpha, with translation MEQFVSYLTIFLIAVFVGIEVINRIPPLLHTPLMSGSNAISGITVIGAILTLHTTNHWIIQVLGFIAIVAATVNVIGGFVVTHRMLGMFKKKD